The sequence GGAACACTGATTGAGATACTGCCCGAATTCCCACCACCGCCGATGCCCGTCTCTTTCTTGTATCCGCACAGTCGCCAGCTTTCGCCACGCGTGCGCATTTTTAGTGATTGGCTAAGTCAGCTATTTCTTACCGCAGAGATAAAAGGATAGTGACTAGCATCAGCAGCCGAGCTACCCAGCCCGGCTGCGGCCACGGATTAAGGCGCTTTCTCGACGGATTGATAAATATCGATATCAAAGTAGCCGTCGGTCATGCCGTCATTGAGGTAGACCTCATAACAGGCCCCCTCCGCCGGGCGATAACCACTTTGCGGCAGATGCTGGTGATACAACTCACTCCAGGCTTTAGCGTAGTCATCATCGGTCACACGGGTGTGGTACACCGCATACACCCCGCCGGGGATCTCTTGCAGTGTCAGTTGATCACTGAGTGGTGCTGGCAAAACATAGTCATCATCGACAGACAAGGAAATATCAGCGCGTAATTCAGCAGGCGGATTGGTTTCTGGGTTGTCCCAGTAGAGTGCCAACCACTCTTTCGCGGGGATCTGATGTTGGGTGTAGAGCGATGAAAGTTGGTTAAAACCTAATGGGATCGTCTCGTGGTAAGGGCCAATGAGCCGGATACTAACGACTTTTTTCGGCTGTTTTTCCACTATCTTAAATGTCATATCGTTACCTCGACTTAATGATTGCAATGAAGATTAAGTGACTAAAATTACGATTTCATATGCATACTGTTTATTTGTACAGTATAGCGGGATTTTATGACATTTGATTAGCTTTTAACCTGAATTTGCGAAGAACTTCGCAAAAAATCATCCGCTTGCTCAAGTTGGAGATGGCTGAAAACTGGGATACCGTGGCGGCGCAACAGTGCGGTGGTAACTCCCTCACCAGCACGTTGAGTGCCGCTAAAATGACCATCATAGATACGGCTACTGCCGCAAGATGGGCTACCTTCCGTCAAGATGGCCAATGTGCAATGGTGCTTTTGCGCCAATTCCAGTGCCTGATAAGCGCCTTGCAGGAATTCACGGCTGACATCATTGCCCCACTGCTCAATCACCCGCGCCTGCCCTTGCAGCACAGCCTCACCGTTGCCTTGCTGAATTTCTGCGGGTGGACGGGGGACCGGCATTCCGGCAGCCAATTCAGGGCAAACCAACACCAAGCGCCCTTCGTCCTGCCAGCGCTGAATAATGTCATCACTAACAGAGAGCGCACTGCCGTTATAGCGTACCGGTTTTCCCATCAAGCAGGCGCTGATCAGGATACGTGCAGGTTTCGATTCCGATTCCACGTTGTTATCAACCTTAATGAATATTCTGCGGCAAATAAAAATGCTGATAATAAGCCACCATCCTAACGGCTAATTGCGGTTTCGCCCACCCTGACCCGATCAATAAACTTTCTGGGTTATGCGATTGTCATCACGATAAGAGCCAATTTTTAACTTCGTGCCATGATAGGCATCTTTTGGAACTCTATTTCATGCAATAATTATCAGCAGAATCTTTATCAGCCAATGGCAGCAATATTGCGGAGAGTTATGGATACGTTTTTTATTGATCGGATGGCTACGCCGCAGGGCGAGTTGGTACTGATTGCAGACGAAGAGAATCGGTTACGTGCCATTGATTGGACCGACCATTATGAGCGCCTAATGAAGTTGCTGCGCAATCACTACCGCGAGAATACCTTTACGCTGGTTGAGAAACGCAATCCCGGTGGGCTGAGTGAGAGTATGCAGCGCTATTTTGCTGGTGAGCTGAGCATCATTGACGATTTACCGGTTAAAACCGCCGGGACTGATTTTCAGCGTCAAGTCTGGCAGGAGTTGCGGAAAATTCCCTGTGGCGCAACCATTACCTATGGTGAGTTGGCAAAAAGAATTAACCGCCCGACGGCGTCGCGTGCTGTTGGCATGGCAAATGGCTTGAATCCTATCTCGATCGTGGTTCCCTGCCATCGCGTGATCGGCCAGCAAGGTGCATTGACGGGTTACGCTGGCGGAGTGGAGCGAAAACGCTGGTTATTAATGCATGAGGGTTATCTTTTAGGATGCTAACTATTCTTGCACTTATCAGATGCAAGAAAAGATGTTAAAATTGACGCATATCAATATTATTGGGAATACCCTATGATCCCGGAAAAACGCGTAATCCGACGTATTCAGTCTGGTGGTTGTGCAATTCACTGTCAGGATTGCAGTATCAGCCAGCTCTGTATACCGTTTACCTTAAATGAACATGAGCTGGATCAGCTCGACAATATCATTGAAAGGAAAAAACCTATTCAGAAAGGACAGGCGCTGTTTAAAGCAGGTGATGAACTCAAATCCCTGTACGCCATCCGTTCCGGGACCATAAAAAGTTATACCATCACCGAAGAGGGTGACGAGCAAATCACCGGTTTCCATCTGGCGGGCGATCTGGTCGGTTTTGATGCTATCAGCAATTTGCAGCATCCTAGCTTTGCGCAGGCGCTGGAAACCTCGATGGTTTGTGAGATCCCATTTGATACGCTGGATGACTTATCTGGCAAAATGCCCAACCTGCGTCAGCAGATGATGCGCCTGATGAGTGGCGAGATCAAAGGCGATCAAGACATGATTTTGCTGCTGTCGAAAAAGAATGCAGAAGAGCGTTTGGCGGCCTTTATCTATAACCTCTCGCGCCGTTTTGCTCAACGTGGCTTCTCTCCGCGTGAATTCCGCCTCACCATGACACGGGGTGATATCGGTAACTATTTGGGTCTGACAGTAGAAACCATCAGCCGCTTGCTGGGTCGTTTCCAGAAAAGCGAAATTCTCAGTGTAAAAGGTAAATACATCACCATTGAGAATACCGAAGCTCTGGGCAAGTTAGCGGGTAATCCAAGACCTACCCTGTAGTGCTATTGTTGACCAGATCAATTTAATTGGTCTGGTTCTCTCTCCCACCTATCCTCTTTCACTTTCATGGTTTACTCTTTAACTAACATACTGTTAATTCACGGTTGTAAGGAGACTCTATGGCAAAGTATCAGAATATTCTGGTTGCTATTGACCCCAATCAGGATGATCAACCTGCATTAAGACGTGCAGTTTACCTTGTGCAGCGCAATGGCGGCACAATCAAAGCATTTTTGCCTATTTATGATCTGTCATATGATATGACCACCCTGCTGTCGCCTGATGAGCGCACCGCAATGCGTAAAGGGGTTATTAGCCAGCGTTCAGCTTGGATAAGTGAGCAGTGTCGGTTTTATCTGGATGCCGGTATCCCAATTGAAATCAAAGTGGTGTGGCATAACCGCCCCTATGAAGCCATTATTCAGGAAGTCCTGAAAGCCAAGCACGATTTGTTGCTGAAAATGGCGCATCAACATGATCGACTGGAATCCATCATCTTTACGCCAACTGACTGGCACTTATTGCGCAAATGTCCCTGCCCCGTCTGGATGGTCAAAGATCAGCCTTGGCCGGAGGGTGGCACCGCGCTGGTGGCCGTCAACCTCTCAAGCGAAGACCCACTTCATGACCCGCTCAATCTGCGGTTGGTCAAAGAGACCCTCGAACTCGCCGAGAACGTCAACCAAACTCAAGTACATTTGATTAGCGCCTATCCGGTCACGCCGATTAATATCGCCATTGAGCTGCCTGATTTTGACCCGAGTGTCTATAACGATGCTATTCGTGGTCAGCATTTGGTGGCGATGAAAGCCTTGCGCCAACAGTTTGGCATTGATGAGAAATTCACACACGTCGAAAAAGGCTTACCTGAAGAGGTTATTCCTGATTTGGCTGAGCATTTACGGGCGGGTGTGGTGGTACTAGGGACGTTAGGGCGCACCGGGTTGTCTGCCGCCTTTATCGGCAACACCACAGAACATGTGATCGACCATCTTAAATGTGATTTGTTGGCGATTAAGCCAGAAGGATTTACCTGCCCGATAGAAGGCAATGAGGATCAGGATGATACTGAATAAATTCTCTTCCCCACGCTCTCACTATTAAGTAAAAAAAAGGGCCACATCATGTGGCCCTTTATCTGCACTACGGAATCATTACAGCGCGCGTAAAATGGCTTCTACGCTATCTTTGGCATCGCCAAATAACATCTGAGTATTATCTTTAAAGAACAATGGGTTTTGCACGCCAGCATAGCCGGTGTTCATTGAACGTTTAAAAGCAATGACACTCTGCGCTTTCCACACTTCCAACACCGGCATACCCGCAATTGGGCTGCGCGGATCTTCCAGTGCGGCTGGGTTAACCGTGTCGTTGGCACCAATTACCAGCACCACATCCGTGCTTGGGAAATCATCATTGATTTCATCCATCTCCAGCACCACGTCGTAAGGGACTTTCGCTTCAGCCAATAACACGTTCATATGACCAGGCAGACGACCCGCAACTGGGTGAATACCAAAGCGCACTTTGATCCCACGAGCTTGCAGTTTTGCCGTGATTTCAGCCACAGGATATTGTGCCTGCGCGACCGCCATGCCATAGCCTGGAGTGATGATCACTGAACTTGCATTTTTCAGCAGATCAGCCACTTCTTCCGCATTGGTTTCGCGATATTCGCCCATCTCTTCGGCATTACCGGTAGAGGAGCCATCGGTGCCGAAACCACCGGCAATCACGCTGATAAACGAGCGGTTCATCGCTTTACACATGATGTATGACAGGATCGCACCAGAAGAACCCACCAAAGCACCGGTCACGATCAACAGATCGTTGCTCAGCATGAAACCCGCCGCCGCCGCTGCCCAACCGGAGTAGGAGTTCAGCATCGACACCACTACTGGCATGTCTGCGCCGCCAATCGAGGCCACCAAATGCCAACCAAAACCGAGCGCAATCACAGTCATCAATAACAACGCGACTACTTGCAGAGCAAGGCTATCGGTTTTGACGAACAGAATCATCAGTAAGAATGAAACAACCAGCGCCACCAGATTCAATTTATGGCGTTGTGGCAGCATCAGCGGCTTGGATGAGATAATCCCGCGTAATTTACCAAAAGCGACAATAGAGCCGGTAAATGTTACCGCACCGATAAAGATGCCCAAGAACACTTCGGTCAGATGGATGTTCACCATCACCGCATCC comes from Yersinia mollaretii ATCC 43969 and encodes:
- the pntB gene encoding Re/Si-specific NAD(P)(+) transhydrogenase subunit beta translates to MSSGLVTAAYIVAAILFIFSLAGLSRHETSKQGNSFGVAGMAIALIATILGPDSGNVAWIIIAMVIGGAIGIYLAKKVEMTEMPELVAILHSFVGLAAVLVGFNSYLDHGTTVMDAVMVNIHLTEVFLGIFIGAVTFTGSIVAFGKLRGIISSKPLMLPQRHKLNLVALVVSFLLMILFVKTDSLALQVVALLLMTVIALGFGWHLVASIGGADMPVVVSMLNSYSGWAAAAAGFMLSNDLLIVTGALVGSSGAILSYIMCKAMNRSFISVIAGGFGTDGSSTGNAEEMGEYRETNAEEVADLLKNASSVIITPGYGMAVAQAQYPVAEITAKLQARGIKVRFGIHPVAGRLPGHMNVLLAEAKVPYDVVLEMDEINDDFPSTDVVLVIGANDTVNPAALEDPRSPIAGMPVLEVWKAQSVIAFKRSMNTGYAGVQNPLFFKDNTQMLFGDAKDSVEAILRAL
- the sbmC gene encoding DNA gyrase inhibitor SbmC → MTFKIVEKQPKKVVSIRLIGPYHETIPLGFNQLSSLYTQHQIPAKEWLALYWDNPETNPPAELRADISLSVDDDYVLPAPLSDQLTLQEIPGGVYAVYHTRVTDDDYAKAWSELYHQHLPQSGYRPAEGACYEVYLNDGMTDGYFDIDIYQSVEKAP
- a CDS encoding DUF523 domain-containing protein, coding for MGKPVRYNGSALSVSDDIIQRWQDEGRLVLVCPELAAGMPVPRPPAEIQQGNGEAVLQGQARVIEQWGNDVSREFLQGAYQALELAQKHHCTLAILTEGSPSCGSSRIYDGHFSGTQRAGEGVTTALLRRHGIPVFSHLQLEQADDFLRSSSQIQVKS
- the uspE gene encoding universal stress protein UspE; its protein translation is MAKYQNILVAIDPNQDDQPALRRAVYLVQRNGGTIKAFLPIYDLSYDMTTLLSPDERTAMRKGVISQRSAWISEQCRFYLDAGIPIEIKVVWHNRPYEAIIQEVLKAKHDLLLKMAHQHDRLESIIFTPTDWHLLRKCPCPVWMVKDQPWPEGGTALVAVNLSSEDPLHDPLNLRLVKETLELAENVNQTQVHLISAYPVTPINIAIELPDFDPSVYNDAIRGQHLVAMKALRQQFGIDEKFTHVEKGLPEEVIPDLAEHLRAGVVVLGTLGRTGLSAAFIGNTTEHVIDHLKCDLLAIKPEGFTCPIEGNEDQDDTE
- a CDS encoding FNR family transcription factor → MIPEKRVIRRIQSGGCAIHCQDCSISQLCIPFTLNEHELDQLDNIIERKKPIQKGQALFKAGDELKSLYAIRSGTIKSYTITEEGDEQITGFHLAGDLVGFDAISNLQHPSFAQALETSMVCEIPFDTLDDLSGKMPNLRQQMMRLMSGEIKGDQDMILLLSKKNAEERLAAFIYNLSRRFAQRGFSPREFRLTMTRGDIGNYLGLTVETISRLLGRFQKSEILSVKGKYITIENTEALGKLAGNPRPTL
- the ogt gene encoding methylated-DNA--[protein]-cysteine S-methyltransferase, with amino-acid sequence MDTFFIDRMATPQGELVLIADEENRLRAIDWTDHYERLMKLLRNHYRENTFTLVEKRNPGGLSESMQRYFAGELSIIDDLPVKTAGTDFQRQVWQELRKIPCGATITYGELAKRINRPTASRAVGMANGLNPISIVVPCHRVIGQQGALTGYAGGVERKRWLLMHEGYLLGC